In the Longimicrobium sp. genome, GGCCGGGATCGACTATCCCGAGCTGTGCGAGCGCATCGTGCAGCAGGCGATGGGGCCGGGGTGAGGGCGGACCGGAGCCGCCCCACCGGTGTACGGTAGGCCGTCCGCCGAACCCGCGAGAATCCACCCGTTCGAGACACATGCCGTACCGGGACAGCTACGCCGCGGACCCCACTGCGTTCGGCCCGCGGCTCACCCCCTGGGTCACCCGCCTGCTCATCGCGATCACCGCGGTGTTCCTGGGGCTGTTCATCGCCGACGACCTGCTGCGCCTGGGGCTGACCGAGTGGGTGGTCTGGGTGCCGCGGAACGTGCTGCGCCAGCCGTGGTCGGCGCTCACCTTCCCGCTCGTCCACCGCGAGATCCTGGGCACGCTCTTCACGCTGCTCACGCTCTACTTCTTCGGCGGCGCGCTCGAGACGCACTGGGGCGGGCGCGGCTTCCTGCGCTTCTGCGCGGTGTCGGCGGCGGGCGGGCTGGTGCTGTCGCTGATCCTGTGGGCGGTGCAGCCGGGGATGGGCGCCATGCCGCTGCTGGGCTTCACCGGCGCCATCTACGGGATGCTGCTGGCGTTCGCGGTGCTGTGGCCGGAGATGGAGATCAACATCTGGGGGATCATCCCGGTCAAGGCCAAGTGGCTGGCGCTGTTCTCGGCGGTGATCGGGTTCATCATCTCGGTGCAGAGCGGGGGATTCGGGCTGGCGCACCTGGGCGCGTTCGGCACGGCCTACCTGTATCTCCGCAGCCCGTGGGCGCCGCGCGCCTGGGGCGACCTGCCGCCGCGCCGCACGCCCGCGCGCAAGCCGCAGCGCGCGGTGGTGCCGTGGGCGGGGAAGAAGGAGGCGCCCGCGCAGACGCCCGCCGCCCCGCGCCCCGCGGCCGCCGCCGGTGCGCGCCGCGGCGCCCACGCCGAGAAGGAACTGCTCGACGACGTGGACCGCATCCTCGACAAGATCAGCGCCGAAGGCCTCTCCTCGCTCACCGAGGACGAGCGCAAGCGCCTGGACGAGGTCAGCCGCCGCTACCGGACGAACTGATTGACGGGACAGATGGGGGCTGCCCAACAAGCCCCCCGTTGGGCCCATGCGTCCGACGAATGTGACCTTGCCGCAGCTTCTTTATGGTTCCCTCGCTGTACTCCACTTCTTCCTCTCTTGGATGCATCCGACCATGGAAAAAATCTACAAAACAGTGCTTGCCGTCGTTGCCGTCGCCGCGATTGCGTTCATCGTCTGGTATACGCTGCGGCAGCCGATCGCATACTTGGGGCGGGGAATCTCGCCGTTGGAACCGCTCGTTCCACGGAATGCCACTGCCCTCTATTCTTCGGCGCTGGAAAGTTACTACCAGTACCGCGCCAACGCGGGCCGATGGAGCGCCGTGTACTTCGGGTGCACGTTCGGCGCGGCGCTGTTCAGCGCGGCGGCCGGAGTGATCCTGAAGCTCGACAGCCTCAGCAAGCGCGAAACGCTCCGGAAGGACCTGGCGGCCAGCCTCGCGGCGGCGGCGGCGC is a window encoding:
- a CDS encoding rhomboid family intramembrane serine protease; translation: MPYRDSYAADPTAFGPRLTPWVTRLLIAITAVFLGLFIADDLLRLGLTEWVVWVPRNVLRQPWSALTFPLVHREILGTLFTLLTLYFFGGALETHWGGRGFLRFCAVSAAGGLVLSLILWAVQPGMGAMPLLGFTGAIYGMLLAFAVLWPEMEINIWGIIPVKAKWLALFSAVIGFIISVQSGGFGLAHLGAFGTAYLYLRSPWAPRAWGDLPPRRTPARKPQRAVVPWAGKKEAPAQTPAAPRPAAAAGARRGAHAEKELLDDVDRILDKISAEGLSSLTEDERKRLDEVSRRYRTN